The DNA region GCAATCGAAATCTTACTTGACGATCCGTCATTGCTGGATAGGCTCGCAATCAATGCAAAAAGCCGTGCAAGCGCGTTCACTTTTTCGAAATTGATCGATGATTTAGACATGGCAATCACCCGGGCGTTCGTAAGAGAGAGCGGATTACAGCAGATCCCACCTGACGTAAGCTCTACATTGTCCGAACCGGAGCAGGTTATAAAAAGTTGGTCTTCTGGCTCGCGAAGAGTGGTAGCAACCAACCGAAGGCTATTCATCCAACATGGCTCCTTCTCCCGTCGAGTACTTGAGATCCCTTACAACAATATCACTTCCATCGAACATGCTAGGAGGTACCCAGTGATGACACTCCTGATAGGTTCGATTTTGAGTGCGCTCCTCATGGCAGAACCTTATCTGCGCCCGGTATTTTCACGAACACTCATGGGGAGACTGGAGACGTTTCTTAGCTCACTGCTAACAAGCATCAACATACAGGACCCGCTCATTAGATTGTTGGCATCTAGCATATCACAATCCGAAATTCCAAGAATAATGCTGGAGATATACCCAATAATTCCTATTTCGATTGGGCTCATGTTGTTTGTCCTCCAATCTAGAGCAGGCTTTGGCCTTCATGGCACAAGTTTGCGGCCAGTTTACCTGCCCCGTACATTCAAGCGAGCTGTTGCGTATATTAGGAGCATTCAGGACCTGTCCTTAGCGAGTAGCACTAGGAAAGATATCGAGCCTAGTAAAACAGAAAGATTGCTGGAAAAATAAAATAGCAGCGTTAATCATTTAACCTTGCGTAGAAGCATTTGCGGAAGACGATAGTCCTTGAAAATTGCAGTACTATCTGACATCCATGGTAATTTAGAGGCACTGCATGCAGTTTCAAAAAATCAGGATATAGACAGGATTCTTGTCCTTGGCGACTCCATAGGCTATGGGGCAAATCCCAATGAAGTCCTTGACTGGCTGCAAGAAAAAAAATGCATCTGTATAAGAGGTAATCATGAAGAAGCAGTACTATCTGGAGAGACTGGCTGGTTTAACCCATTCGCAGCAAGGGCAATTTTATGGACTAGGAACAGGGTAACTACTGCAAATCTAGCCTTCATAAAATCGTTGGAGGCAAAGAAGATTGTTGACTTTGGAGGATTAAAGGTAGGTATCTGCCATGGAAGCCCAAATGATCCTCTTTACGAATACGTCTACAAGGACACGCATGAGCATCTCTTTGACTATTATCTGCAAAAAGAAAATTCGGGTGTTATGGCCATGGGTCATACCCATCTTCCATATCTCTGGGTGGGAAAGAATGGGACAGTTTTGAACCCCGGCTCAGTGGGTCAGCCAAGGGACGGAGACAGGAGAGCTAGCTTCGCTGTAATCAATGTTGAAGATGACATTCCTGTAGTAGAGCACCACAGAGTTGAATACGATGTTACTTCGGCAGCAAACAAAATACTGGAAGCAGGGTTACCAGAGATACTTGCAAATAGATTGTATGACGGTCGCTGATCAGAAGACTCTCTCCCAAGGTTTTATCGTATAATTTCTAATCTTTTTGATGACATAAGGATCGTTTCGGGCAATCTCCCCAGCATCCCCCATGCTCTCCACATTTACAATTATCATGCCACCAGTACCATCTAGAAACCTTCCTGCAGCAAAGATTCTGCCCTCTTTCTGCAATGCAGCAACATAATCTAAATGGGATGAACGATGCTTCTGCACTTCTTCCAATGGTGCTATATTATTCTCAAAGATGCCAAAGAACGGCATTTAGATATCATGCCAAGGGAACTGCGAGCTCTTCTATGACCTTTATCCAATTCTTTGCTTTTACTATTCCGCTTGCGACTAGGACACCTTTTGCTCCGAGCTTTACCGCTGCTGCAACATCCTCCCCCGTAACAATTCCTGCACCGCACAAAAGCTTGACATTAGGGTTGGCTTTCCTGCATGCAACAACAGAGTTAGTGACTATCTGAGGCTTCACCTTCGAAACTGCTTTGCCGGAACCTATCAATTCAGGAGGCTCTACTGCCAGCCACTCTGGGCCAAACTTTGCAATCTCTGAAACTTCTTCAGGAGTTTGTGCACACGCAAGTGAAATAAGACCAATGCTCTTGAGCCTATCGACTCTGGATTTTATGTCCTCTGATGCCCAGAGGCGCCTTTCTGAATGATTTATCAGAGAACCCTTTGCTCCAATCGATTTCACTACTTCAGGTACTATTGCCCCTGTGGAAGAGCCCGGTTTTGCCAAATCAACGTGCTGTGCAAATACAGGAACATGGACATGCTTTGAAACCTCTGCAAGGCAAGGATTTGGAGGGCAGACCACTATTGCAACATCAAGCTCCTTCTGAATCTTCTGTGCAGCCTTGGCTAATTCAACAGCTCCGGAATCGAAAACTTCTTCGTAGTTCTTGAAGTTAATTACTAGAACAGGTGTTCCTATGCCCTTCACGGAAAAACCACAGATAATGAAATACTTAATCTTTGCACGCTAAGAGTCTGCTATTCTTCGTCCCAGTCTTCCTCGAAGTCCTCTTCCAAGTCTTCATCGAAGTCTTCGTCGAAATCTTCCTCGGTGTCGTCTTCGCTCATGCTAGTTCGGCTCCGAAATCGTCTGAAATATGTTAATAAGGCTTTACCCTTGCTCGCCTTTAACCTTGTTGATCATCCGCTGTACCGAATCAGGGATAAGAAAAGCAGCTGAGAAAGTGAAAAAGGGAGCTGTAATAGTCTACCCCACAGACACGGTCTACGGAATAGGTTGCAATCCTTACAATGCTGAAGCGGTGAAGAGGGTTATCGAAATCAAGATGCGGGAGCAAAAACCGTTGCCGGTTTTATGCTCGTCGCTTGAAAACGCGAAGAAACTGGTGCAATTCAATAGAAAATCTTTGGAGTTGGCAAGGAAGTTCTGGCCAGGGCCTCTGACAATAGTGGCAAAGATCATAGATACGAAGCTCCCAAATATCCTCACATTCGGCTCAAAGATGCTCGGCGTCAGGATCCCAGACCATGAAATAACACTAAAGCTGATAGAACTCTCTGGAGGTTTCTTAGTGGGCACAAGTGCAAATAAAGCTGGCTTGAAATCTCCCATAAGTGCCGAAGAGGTAAAATCTGTGCTATCTCCAGAATACGACATACTGTTGGATGGGGGAGAAACTGCTTTGAAAGCTGAATCGACTGTAATAGAAGCTAGCAACGATAAGATAAAACTGCTTAGGGAGAAGGCTATTCCAAAGGAGGTTTTAGGTATTTGATGCAAGATTTCAACTTTCTCATAACTACGGTCAGAGGTTTCGAGAACAGGGCGGCTGCAGAACTTCGTGAGTTATTGGCGCCCCTGAAGACCGAGGTTAAGATAGGCAAAGCAGATCCAGGCGGAATAATACTTGTAAATTGCAAGGTTGCAGAAAGCGAGTTTCTCGAAAGAATTCAGCAGACGATTAAGACACAGCCTTGGCTCCTGAACAATGTTCAGAGGATAATGCCGGTACAGAAGACTGTCAAGACAGAATTAGGCTTGATAGCTCGAACCGTAAAGGAACTCTCTAAAGTGATACCGAAGGGTGAGAGTTTCAGGATTACTCTGGAGAGAAGGCACACTAACATTCCAGGCCCAGAGATCATCAAGGAAACTGCGACTCATATCAGCAGGAAGGTTGACCT from Nitrososphaerota archaeon includes:
- a CDS encoding metallophosphoesterase family protein — encoded protein: MKIAVLSDIHGNLEALHAVSKNQDIDRILVLGDSIGYGANPNEVLDWLQEKKCICIRGNHEEAVLSGETGWFNPFAARAILWTRNRVTTANLAFIKSLEAKKIVDFGGLKVGICHGSPNDPLYEYVYKDTHEHLFDYYLQKENSGVMAMGHTHLPYLWVGKNGTVLNPGSVGQPRDGDRRASFAVINVEDDIPVVEHHRVEYDVTSAANKILEAGLPEILANRLYDGR
- the tpiA gene encoding triose-phosphate isomerase, which translates into the protein MGTPVLVINFKNYEEVFDSGAVELAKAAQKIQKELDVAIVVCPPNPCLAEVSKHVHVPVFAQHVDLAKPGSSTGAIVPEVVKSIGAKGSLINHSERRLWASEDIKSRVDRLKSIGLISLACAQTPEEVSEIAKFGPEWLAVEPPELIGSGKAVSKVKPQIVTNSVVACRKANPNVKLLCGAGIVTGEDVAAAVKLGAKGVLVASGIVKAKNWIKVIEELAVPLA
- a CDS encoding threonylcarbamoyl-AMP synthase produces the protein MLIRLYPCSPLTLLIIRCTESGIRKAAEKVKKGAVIVYPTDTVYGIGCNPYNAEAVKRVIEIKMREQKPLPVLCSSLENAKKLVQFNRKSLELARKFWPGPLTIVAKIIDTKLPNILTFGSKMLGVRIPDHEITLKLIELSGGFLVGTSANKAGLKSPISAEEVKSVLSPEYDILLDGGETALKAESTVIEASNDKIKLLREKAIPKEVLGI